A genome region from Nicotiana tabacum cultivar K326 chromosome 13, ASM71507v2, whole genome shotgun sequence includes the following:
- the LOC107785070 gene encoding secreted RxLR effector protein 161-like: MENAKPTGTPMSPTTTLEDDNKGKSVDETMYRGMIGSLLYLMASRLDIMFSVWRCERFQSAPKESHLTRVKRTIRYLTRTTELGLWYAHSNNFDLKGFSDADFAGDRIDRKSTSGICQLLGNALISWHSKKQNCVSLSTTEA, translated from the coding sequence ATGGAGAATGCAAAGCCTACTGGAACTCCAATGAGTCCAACAACTACACTTGAAGATGACAATAAAGGAAAAAGTGTGGATGAAACAATGTATAGAGGAATGATTGGATCTTTACTATATCTCATGGCTAGTCGACTAGATATAATGTTCAGTGTGTGGAGGTGTGAAAGATTTCAGTCGgctccaaaggaatctcatctcaCTAGAGTTAAACGCACTATTAGATACCTCACTAGGACCACTGAATTAGGATTATGGTATGCTCATTCCAACAATTTTGATTTAAAAGGTTTTTCAGATGCAGATTTTGCAGGTGATAGAATTGACAGGAAAAGTACTAGTGGTATATGCCAATTGCTGGGGAATGCTCTAATTTCGTGGCATAGCAAAAAACAAAATTGTGTTTCCTTGTCAACCACTGAAGCATAA
- the LOC107785071 gene encoding putative mitochondrial protein AtMg00710 — protein MARTMIVENSLPHHFWAEAVSTTCHIINRCLIRPILKKTPYELWNGKKPNISYFHPFGCKCFIHNNRKENLGKFDPKSDEGIFLGYSPSSRAYRVFYKRTLCIEKSIHVVFVDTNPRLRNEKLPEDKEISIIPKSIVTGKDSHDQATNKQNQSTEEHIEV, from the coding sequence ATGGCAAGAACCATGATTGTGGAAAACTctctccctcatcacttctgggcagaagctgtaagcACAACATGTCATATTATTAACAGATGTCTGATTCGACCCATTCTTAAAAAGACTCCATATGAGCTGTGGAATGGTAAGAAACCCAATATCAGTTACTTCCACCCATTTGGCTGCAAATGCTTCATTCAcaataatagaaaagaaaatttggGTAAGTTTGATCCAAAAAGCGACGAAGGTATTTTTCTTGGGTACTCTCCCTCAAGTAGAGCATATAGAGTATTCTATAAAAGAACTTTATGTATTGAGAAATCAATTCATGTTGTTTTTGTGGATACTAACCCTCGCTTAAGGAATGAAAAACTTCCTGAAGATAAGGAAATCTCGATTATCCCAAAGTCTATTGTTACAGGAAAAGACAGTCATGATCAGGCAACCAATAAGCAAAATCAGTCAACTGAGGAGCACATTGAAGTTTAG